A genome region from Diorhabda carinulata isolate Delta chromosome 2, icDioCari1.1, whole genome shotgun sequence includes the following:
- the LOC130904081 gene encoding formin-like protein 2: protein MLLRKYGSPYPPSPVYGPPNPAPPPPPPPPQPMYGPPPIYGPPSSVQVFYGAPHALGTFWEKLKWKLDVFTIGKLLLKLVLFKKFVSWVALLCLLFVIPTLKNKFESATSGGGSGGGERSLRKIDDEEFIRIFNNIIKALDASSYEDKSATSKNHNSS from the exons ATGCTCCTCAGAAA atatgGATCACCATATCCACCATCTCCAGTTTACGGACCACCAAATCCCGCTCCGCCACCACCACCTCCTCCTCCTCAACCCATGTATGGACCGCCTCCAATATACGGCCCACCGTCCTCGGTACAGGTGTTTTATGGAGCTCCTCATGCTTTGGGAACCTTTTGGGAAAAACTTAAGTGGAAACTTGATGTTTTCACAATTggaaaattgttgttgaaattagtgttatttaaaaaattcgtcaGTTGGGTTGCTTTGTTATGTTTGTTATTTGTAATaccaactttgaaaaataagtttgaGTCAGCGACGTCGGGTGGTGGAAGTGGCGGTGGCGAAAGAAGTTTGAGAAAGATAG atgacgaagaatttattcgaatatttaataatatcattaaaGCTTTGGATGCGTCCTCTTATGAAGACAAGAGTGCTACGAGTAAAAACCACAATTCTAGTTAA
- the LOC130904274 gene encoding mucin-2: MWLLVLLLTGVDLFVRAEDINDITDGESSRKILGQSVVTSVSVVMDIGNGTKTIYSDPLGRPMEKPSNPSDLASPINLLNPDRYEFYTFDDNGNLVRRLMSLEEIKGIIATGDSDGLEYDPAFSESYIPEKRVNDVLSNVQNVLKEEIESHGTKLDTFHTLDTPDVSDSWNMILPAVFGNSGADITPEKPPMHVTPDTIMIEPTANSQSTSRSTSWPSSTTVTSLKVSSFSPLSSYSPPIISTLATTEHVPYSNDMELTTAEFKQTDQTTETTTKEFVPISTIDQNKVDKATTSSIQETTYDTTTSTKENEIVKLELATITSDTFKPTENDIKINTIAATELPTTQKEDFITSSIVEVNSIIENKKQETTMQSIETTVNCTSDKNEVLTTTSTSLLDDVNSIDGIAAPEILNQLLSTPLIQDINTEIMKNQITTNGLEESTTELKIETTTNLRETTSFDGRNNISSTDSNRQTVVVPLITITNNYSNQFEDTSAVPTTVPEIEKSTEKILLISTENLQELTEKINRNEDTITTETVMTENNVKLNSEIPNGGPIKSTKIETVNETVSTTINYEEIVKSTLDGETTEVFSSTTTLIPLLSFENSTSTSSLIYQNENAIRVPLIEPNETSRINSTITDQIPAINILINELQTKDVPLATTIVYDERGNTSFVPSTSIIGAFTDSTTAQYQSNQISVNATEKPVVKNTESPSTMAQMSSNTTKNPIVPISSTTTETPTVQMSSATTEKLLVGIPSNTTEKPIVQISSTTTQKPLVRTYSTTTEKLVVRTSSTTKEEPLVRITSKTTEKPLVRISSTTTEEPLVRITSTTTEKPLVRITSTTTGKPLVRISSTTTEEPLVRITSTTTEKPLVRITSTTTGKPLVRISSTTTEEPSVRITSTTTEEPLVRITSKTTEKPLVRITSTATEKPLIRISSTTTGKPLTTIKTQATTHVIITTPKNNENTLTTEKKETNWTLVPTIAPHKESTFENPPSIENYPEMLEPAEPIDLKAEPLSGFGLEDSTSSLEKDIYEFSQLYNELAFDFWKSTTSTLSHARSVVVSPFGAISLLAMIFLGARGSTSAEMNEILRLDDMITFNPHLILKNVGESIIPEEERSGVVASAIIRELFNDKGKGKLLPFYKERVRAFYDGYVEEVSFSEISDIVRRRTNLQVKKHTSGKIVEFLTDTSLTGRAPLLGLSVNIFQTDCGATTFDSRDGEMHFTVLPSIRQRRLVPIPATVYKSGFLAGYEASLDATAVAFGDKTKAVSTIFVMPGQQGKAVPGDGLARLEKSLVESSKKGAWSRLLRVLIPRSGLEVQIPKISHRSVINATYALNQMGFVELFNKHKADLMGMNGVPNELYLSDLLQVNQFTTCGERRSEHHSEIYPSRSGRNQRRLVFLQNEEHFARDLSESNFQDPLDDLSYLDLPLPLRPRQARKPDVPRLKFDRPFIYFVRHNPTGLILHIGRFNPRLLP; the protein is encoded by the exons ATGTGGCTATTGGTTCTTCTTCTCACTGGAGTGGATCTTTTTGTAAGAGCGGAAGATATTAATGATATTACAGATGGAGAATCATCTAGAAAGATCCTCGGTCAAAG TGTCGTCACATCCGTATCTGTAGTGATGGATATTGGAAACGGGACGAAAACCATTTACTCAGATCCTTTAGGCAGACCAATGGAAAAGCCTTCAAATCCATCCGATCTCGCTAGTCCCATTAATCTACTGAATCCAGATCGATATGAATTTTACACGTTTGACGATAATGGTAACCTTGTTAGAAGACTAATGTCTTTGGAAGAAATAAAGGGAATCATAGCGACGGGGGATAGTGACGGTCTAGAGTACGATCCCGCTTTTTCGGAATCTTATATTCCCGAAAAAAGAGTAAACGATGTTTTAAGTAACGTACAAAAtgttttaaaagaagaaatcgAGAGTCATGGTACTAAACTGGATACCTTTCATACTTTGGATACTCCAGATGTATCGGATTCGTGGAATATGATCCTTCCAGCAGTATTTGGAAATTCCGGGGCTGATATTACTCCAGAAAAACCACCAATGCACGTTACACCCGATACCATAATGATAGAACCAACGGCAAATAGTCAAAGTACTTCTAGATCTACTTCATGGCCTAGTTCGACTACGGTAACATCTTTAAAAGTATCAAGTTTCTCTCCTCTCTCAAGTTATTCTCCACCTATTATATCAACTTTAGCTACTACAGAACATGTGCCTTATTCGAATGATATGGAATTAACAACCGCAGAATTCAAACAAACAGATCAAACTACAGAAACAACTACCAAGGAGTTCGTTCCAATTAGTACAATTGATCAAAATAAAGTAGATAAAGCAACGACTTCTTCAATACAAGAAACTACTTATGATACTACCACAAGTACAAAGGAGAACGAGATTGTTAAATTAGAACTTGCAACAATAACTTCCGATACATTTAAACCTACTGAAAAcgatattaaaatcaatacaataGCAGCGACAGAATTGCCAACTACACAAAAAGAAGATTTCATAACATCATCTATAGTTGAAGTTAATAgtatcattgaaaataaaaaacaagaaacgaCTATGCAATCCATAGAAACAACAGTTAATTGTACGTCCGACAAAAATGAAGTGTTAACAACAACTTCAACTTCATTACTTGACGACGTTAATTCCATAGACGGAATAGCAGCCCCTGAAATACTCAATCAACTGCTTTCAACTCCTTTAATACAAGAtataaatacagaaataatGAAGAATCAAATTACGACAAATGGATTAGAAGAAAGTACAactgaattaaaaattgaaacaactaCAAATTTAAGAGAGACAACTTCTTTTGATGGACGTAATAACATATCATCAACTGATTCAAACAGACAAACTGTTGTTGTACCATTAATAACTATTACAAACAATTATTCCAATCAATTTGAGGATACTTCTGCTGTTCCTACAACTGTAccagaaatagaaaaatctaCAGAAAAAATCTTGCTTATTTCAACAGAGAATCTGCAAGagttaacagaaaaaattaatcgaaatgaAGATACAATTACAACAGAGACAGTAATGACGGAAAATAATGTTAAACTTAATTCAGAGATTCCAAATGGTGGACCAATTAAAAGTACTAAAATAGAAACTGTCAACGAAACTGTTTCAACTACAATAAACTATGAAGAAATAGTGAAATCAACACTTGATGGCGAAACTACAGAAGTCTTTAGCTCAACCACCACACTAATCCCACTGTTGTCGTTTGAAAATAGTACTAGTACCAGTAGTTTGATCTATCAAAACGAAAATGCAATCCGAGTACCATTAATAGAACCAAATGAAACTTCGAGAATCAATTCAACTATAACAGATCAAATACCCGCTATTAATATCCTTATCAACGAATTGCAAACTAAAGACGTACCATTAGCAACTACGATAGTATACGATGAGCGAGGAAATACTAGCTTTGTACCATCCACTTCTATAATAGGAGCTTTCACAGATAGTACCACAGCTCAATATCAATCGAATCAAATTTCTGTGAATGCAACAGAAAAACCTGTAGTGAAAAACACAGAATCTCCTTCTACTATGGCACAAATGTCTtcgaatacaacaaaaaatccTATAGTACCTATATCTTCAACAACAACAGAAACACCTACAGTACAAATGTCTTCAGCAACAACAGAAAAACTTTTAGTAGGAATACCTTCAAACACAACAGAAAAACCTATAGTACAAATATCCTCGACAACAACACAAAAACCTTTAGTACGAACATATTCAACAACAACAGAGAAACTTGTAGTACGAACATCTTCAACAACAAAAGAGGAACCTTTAGTACGAATAACTtcaaaaacaacagaaaaaccTTTAGTACGAATATCTTCAACAACAACAGAGGAACCTTTAGTACGAATAACTTCAACAACAACAGAGAAACCTTTGGTACGAATAACTTCAACAACAACAGGAAAACCTTTAGTACGAATATCTTCAACAACAACAGAGGAACCTTTAGTACGAATTACTTCAACAACAACAGAGAAACCTTTGGTACGAATAACTTCAACAACAACAGGAAAACCTTTAGTACGAATATCTTCAACAACAACAGAGGAACCTTCAGTACGAATAACTTCAACAACAACAGAGGAACCTTTAGTACGAATAACTTCAAAAACAACAGAGAAACCTTTGGTACGAATAACTTCAACAGCAACAGAGAAACCTTTAATACGAATATCTTCAACAACAACAGGAAAACCTTTAACAACAATTAAAACGCAAGCCACTACACACGTGATCATAACAACGcctaaaaataatgaaaacactctcacaacagaaaaaaaagaaactaattgGACGTTAGTACCAACGATAGCACCACACAAGGAAAGTACTTTTGAAAATCCTCCATCTATAGAAAATTACCCTGAGATGCTGGAACCAGCAGAGCCGATTGATTTGAAAGCAGAGCCCCTCAGCGGTTTTGGATTAGAAGATAGTACGTCTTCGTTAGAAAAAGACATTTACGAATTCTCTCAGCTTTACAACGAATTAGCTTTCGATTTTTGGAAGAGTACTACAAGTACGTTAAGTCACGCTAGGAGCGTTGTTGTATCTCCATTCGGTGCTATATCGTTATTAGCGATGATCTTCTTAGGGGCTAGAGGTTCGACTTCAgctgaaatgaatgaaatactTAGACTTGACGATATGATTACTTTCAATCCTCATCTAATACTTAAAAATGTCGGAGAATCTATAATACCTGAGGAGGAAAGATCCGGTGTTGTTGCTTCGGCAATTATTAGAGAATTATTTAATGATAAGGGAAAGGGTAAATTGTTACCTTTTTATAAGGAAAGAGTGAGGGCGTTCTATGACGGTTACGTTGAAGAAGTCAGTTTTAGCGAAATTAGTGATATTGTAAGAAGAAGAACGAATCTTCAGGTGAAGAAACATACGTCgggaaaaattgttgaatttcttACCGATACTTCTCTCACAGGAAGAGCGCCTCTATTGGGACTTAGCGTTAATATTTTCCAA ACTGATTGCGGCGCAACAACATTCGATAGTAGAGATGGAGAAATGCATTTCACAGTACTTCCCAGCATAAGACAAAGACGACTAGTACCGATTCCAGCTACTGTTTATAAATCTGGTTTTTTGGCTGGATATGAAGCAAGTTTGGATGCTACGGCTGTTGCGTTTGGGGATAAAACCAAAGCCGTTAGTACTATTTTCGTAATGCCTGGACAACAAGGGAAGGCAGTACCCGGAGATGGATTAGCCAGACTGGAGAAAAGCTTAGTCGAAAGTTCTAAAAAAG GCGCTTGGTCAAGATTGTTGAGAGTACTCATTCCAAGATCAGGTTTGGAAGTTCAGATACCTAAAATATCTCATAGATCCGTTATCAACGCCACATACGCGTTAAATCAAATGGGATTCgtagaattatttaataaacacaaAGCCGACCTTATGGGAATGAATGGGGTCCCTAATGAGTTATATCTCTCAGATCTTCTTCAAGTCAATCAGTTCACAACTTGCGGAGAACGTAGAAGTGAACACCACTCTGAAATATATCCAAGTAGATCAGGAAGGAATCAAAG acgTCTGGTATTTTTACAAAACGAAGAACATTTTGCAAGGGATCTCTCCGAAAGCAATTTCCAAGATCCTCTAGACGATCTCAGTTATTTAGATCTACCTTTGCCATTGAGACCAAGACAAGCTAGAAAACCTGATGTGCCAAGACTGAAATTTGACAGACctttcatttatttcgttagacATAACCCAACGGGTTTAATTTTACACATAGGTCGTTTCAATCCAAGGTTATTACCATGA